In the Microcaecilia unicolor chromosome 10, aMicUni1.1, whole genome shotgun sequence genome, one interval contains:
- the FEZF1 gene encoding fez family zinc finger protein 1: MDNSCPHAKAKPFATAPGTMISTSKPLAFSIERIMARTPEPKALPVPHILQGTLAKGDPKQALHLSASSIPCMIPFVPVAYDSSGPKATVAGAEPRKSQPDLSSPFSCSDLLNCALSLKADLPRDALPLQQYKLPKGYLAERNKLLAPCVDKYASGVAFKDLSQAQLQHYMKESAQLLSEKIAFKASSKFSAGSPNNKPKVFTCEVCGKVFNAHYNLTRHMPVHTGARPFVCKVCGKGFRQASTLCRHKIIHTQEKPHKCNQCGKAFNRSSTLNTHTRIHAGYKPFVCEFCGKGFHQKGNYKNHKLTHSGEKQFKCTICNKAFHQVYNLTFHMHTHNDKKPFTCPTCGKGFCRNFDLKKHVRKLHDSGLPKVAQVLLA; this comes from the exons ATGGACAATAGTTGCCCGCACGCAAAGGCGAAGCCCTTTGCAACTGCGCCGGGCACCATGATCAGCACTTCCAAGCCTCTTGCCTTCTCCATCGAAAGGATCATGGCCAGGACTCCAGAGCCCAAGGCTCTGCCCGTCCCACACATACTGCAGGGAACCCTGGCCAAAGGAGACCCCAAGCAAGCCCTTCACCTGAGCGCCTCTTCCATCCCATGCATGATCCCGTTTGTGCCCGTGGCTTACGACAGCAGTGGTCCCAAAGCCACGGTGGCTGGGGCAGAGCCGAGGAAGAGCCAGCCGGACTTGTCCTCGCCTTTCAGCTGCAGCGATCTCTTGAACTGCGCCCTGTCTCTCAAGGCCGATTTGCCCCGCGACGCGCTGCCCTTGCAGCAGTACAAGCTG CCCAAAGGCTACCTGGCAGAGAGGAACAAACTGCTCGCCCCCTGCGTGGACAAGTACGCGTCGGGAGTGGCTTTCAAAGACCTGTCCCAAGCCCAGCTCCAGCACTACATGAAAGAGAGCGCGCAGTTACTGTCGGAAAAAATCGCGTTCAAAGCCTCTTCCAAATTCAGCGCCGGCTCCCCGAACAACAAACCAAAAGTTTTCACTTGTGAAGTGTGCGGAAAG gtATTCAATGCGCATTATAATTTAACGCGTCATATGCCAGTGCACACGGGAGCCAGACCCTTTGTATGCAAAGTTTGCGGCAAGGGCTTCAGACAGGCGAGCACTCTCTGCAGACACAAGATCATTCACACCCAG GAAAAACCGCATAAATGCAATCAATGTGGCAAAGCTTTTAATAGAAGCTCTACTTTAAACACACATACAAGAATACATGCCGGCTACAAACCTTTTGTCTGTGAATTTTGTGGCAAAGGATTTCATCAAAAag GAAACTACAAGAACCACAAGCTGACGCACAGCGGGGAGAAGCAGTTCAAGTGCACCATCTGCAATAAAGCTTTTCACCAGGTGTACAACCTCACCTTTCACATGCACACCCACAACGACAAGAAGCCCTTCACCTGCCCCACCTGTGGCAAGGGCTTCTGCAGGAACTTTGATCTGAAAAAACACGTGCGCAAACTGCACGACAGCGG GTTACCTAAGGTGGCTCAGGTCCTACTGGCTTGA